The Bombus fervidus isolate BK054 chromosome 3, iyBomFerv1, whole genome shotgun sequence genome includes a window with the following:
- the Bys gene encoding bystin — protein sequence MGKAKKIKVSKQPKTALGDQIEEEKAVKSNNRRKVRIRHEDDDKFVDPALTKRILSQARRQQMEIEEESGIGQSTRSIKKPLIKLDTNAESSDTEEVSSEDEQDTAQYYENIEINEEDERAIQMFMSKDPAPTKTLADIILEKLTEKKTEIETQFSDAGSIQMQELDPRVKAMYEGVRDVLAKYRSGKLPKAFKIVPNLKNWEQILYITDPTKWSAAAMYQATRIFASNLKEKMAQRFYNLILLPRIRDDLAEYKRLNFHLYEALRKALYKPAGFMKGILLPLLESGTCTLREAVIIGSVVAKNSIPILHSSAAILKIAEMDYTGANSIFLRIFLDKKYALPYRVIDAVVFHFLRFERDPRDLPVLWHQALLTFVQRYKGDISSEQKEALLGLLRKKSHHTITAEIRRELQHAKCRDIEITEPKLEPMVC from the exons atGGGCAAAGCAAAAAAGATAAAGGTTTCTAAACAACCTAAAACAGCCTTAGGTGATcaaatagaagaagaaaaagctgTAAAATCGAATAACAGGCGGAAGGTCAGAATTCGCCATGAAGATGATGATAAG TTTGTGGACCCTGCTCTTACAAAACGAATCCTATCTCAAGCCAGACGACAACAAATGGAAATTGAAGAAGAAAGTGGAATTGGACAAAGTACAAGATCTATAAAGAAACCATTAATAAAACTTGACACTAATGCTGAATCTAGTGATACAGAGGAAGTATCGAGTGAAGATGAACAGGATACTGcacaatattatgaaaatattgaaataaatgaagaaGATGAAAGAGCTATACAAATGTTCATGTCTAAGGATCCTGCCCCTACAAAGACATTAGCtgatataatattagaaaagttaacagaaaagaaaacagaaattgaAACTCAATTTTCAGATGCAGGCTCAATTCAAATGCAAGAATTAGATCCAAGAGTGAAAGCAATGTATGAAGGTGTTAGAGATGTATTAGCAAAATATCGCAGTGGAAAATTACCTAAAGCATTCAAAATTGTtcctaatttaaaaaattgggaacaaatattatatattactgaTCCAACAAAATGGTCAGCTGCAGCAATGTATCAAGCTACTCGAATATTTGCCTCTAAtcttaaagaaaaaatggcacagagattttataatttaatattattaccaCGAATTAGAGATGACTTAGCagaatataaaagattaaattttcatttatatgaaGCATTACGGAAAGCACTGTATAAACCTGCTGGTTTCATGAAAGGAATTTTACTTCCACTTTTAGAATCTGGAACCTGTACATTAAGAGAGGCTGTTATTATTGGATCTGTGGTTGCTAAAAATTCAATACCAATTTTACATTCTTCGGcagcaatattaaaaattgcagAAATGGATTATACTGGAGCTAATAGCATTTttcttagaatatttttagataaaaaatatgctcttccatatagagttattgaTGCTGtggtatttcattttcttag attcGAAAGAGATCCTAGAGATCTTCCAGTTTTATGGCATCAGGCATTACTAACTtttgtacaacgttataagggtgATATTAGTTCTGAACAAAAAGAAGCTTTATTAGGATTATTAAGGAAAAAATCTCATCATACAATTACAGCTGAAATAAGAAGAGAATTGCAACATGCTAAATGCAGAGACATAGAAATCACAGAACCTAAATTAGAACCTATGGTTTGCTAG